Proteins encoded in a region of the Stieleria neptunia genome:
- a CDS encoding family 16 glycoside hydrolase: MTLACFFAVSVLPAHSQDPTSSQDHRTDPDFTVQGEYTGDHRSMQVIAVGDGEFEIIVYDVALDRIAGSANPPRRLDGDEDTVADLADSLELERVERTPPSRGATPPPDAIVLFDGSQESLAQWNGGVLSEDGLLQQGTETKQSFRDYTLHLEFRTPWMPEASGQARGNSGVYHQGRYETQILDSFGLSGAANETGGIYGVKAPDFNACLPPMQWQTYDVDFTAARYQGNTKLSDARMTVRLNGVTVQNDVAVPNSTTAAKFREGPDDGPIVLQDHGNPVRFRNIWLVPRDAAREATRPIVPGFERFFAGREDPQGLGGELLISTLGCVSCHDGAEGVLPIKQGPVLSDVGRRVRPDALVDMIADPHKAKTGTTMPDPWMGLNTQQRHTAAASIASYLLLAGNPSDLTDRPAKPSAVKRGKRLYHRVGCVACHAAFDGTETPRATTVPLGQVDAKYTVDSLAQLIAQPHAVRQGARMPSLVGSMGDAYAIASYLTRNVTERASDAKFRRQIYKGQWERLPDFDALTPVAEDLVSDLQLKHDGDPANTAMVFESQIRIAAAGRYPFSIASDDGSRLIIGPHQIDNDGIHPVVTKQATFELAAGIYPVRIEWFNKGGGVGLEAHVEDPLLGRVPLREVITDGKEDSGPLLASEFRPDPNSVDSGRQLFQSTGCASCHEFQSTRPAARQIPGLADVRTDRGCLANSVSRPAVDFHLSPRQRLAIERAIELRKKQHSSAHSITDADLVHLTMAGLNCYACHRRGEFGGPEAARDASFQTTTAEMGWESRLPPPLDGVGDKLKSDYLTDLFAAGANERPYMLTRMPGFGAGHLDLLHQSLVRLDRQGSSDDAALSELADQVHVNDGRKLVGATGLSCIKCHSYNDVKGGGIGVIDLLAMPKRLRADWFNRYLQDPTKYRPGTRMPNSFPDGKSSFTSLYHGDPAKQVAAMWSYLAAGTSAKEPPGLRVGAILLAAAERPRIYRNFFEGVSGRGIAVGFPGEVNLIWDAERMGLNSVWKHEFIDAARHWTGRGQGRTTPAGDSIHTLEPWTPLAHGDSIDMTWPGESGRELGYRFGGYRLDEGGNPTFLYSIDDARVTDSIRPLGPGGFERQLTITRVSDDQSPGLIWRIAQAATIETAGDDLYQIGPLKLSVRGAECEIVSVDGRSELRARLPASNTVTVTQILQW, from the coding sequence GTGACACTCGCTTGTTTTTTTGCCGTCAGCGTCTTGCCGGCCCACTCCCAAGACCCCACGTCATCGCAGGATCACAGGACGGACCCCGACTTCACCGTCCAGGGTGAATACACGGGGGATCACCGCAGCATGCAAGTGATTGCGGTGGGCGACGGCGAGTTCGAAATCATCGTGTACGACGTCGCACTCGATCGCATCGCGGGGTCGGCCAACCCGCCGCGCCGCTTGGACGGCGACGAAGACACGGTCGCCGACTTGGCCGATTCCCTGGAACTGGAACGCGTGGAGCGCACACCACCTTCGCGGGGCGCCACCCCGCCGCCGGACGCCATTGTCTTGTTCGACGGTTCCCAAGAGTCGCTGGCCCAGTGGAACGGCGGAGTCCTTTCCGAGGACGGCCTGTTGCAGCAAGGCACCGAAACCAAGCAGTCGTTTCGTGACTACACATTGCACCTTGAATTTCGCACGCCCTGGATGCCCGAGGCGAGCGGACAGGCGCGCGGCAACAGCGGCGTGTACCACCAAGGACGCTACGAAACACAGATTCTGGATTCGTTCGGGCTCTCCGGCGCGGCGAACGAAACCGGTGGCATTTACGGCGTGAAGGCCCCCGACTTCAACGCCTGCTTGCCGCCCATGCAGTGGCAAACCTATGACGTCGATTTCACCGCCGCGCGGTACCAGGGAAACACCAAACTCTCCGACGCGCGGATGACGGTCCGGCTGAACGGAGTCACCGTGCAAAACGATGTCGCCGTTCCCAACAGCACCACCGCGGCGAAATTCCGTGAAGGCCCCGACGACGGGCCGATCGTGTTGCAGGACCATGGGAACCCGGTTCGGTTTCGCAACATCTGGCTGGTCCCACGCGACGCTGCCCGTGAAGCGACCCGGCCGATCGTCCCCGGCTTTGAACGATTTTTCGCCGGCCGCGAGGATCCCCAAGGTCTCGGCGGCGAACTGCTGATCAGCACGCTCGGATGTGTCTCGTGCCACGACGGTGCCGAAGGCGTTTTGCCGATCAAGCAAGGGCCCGTGCTGTCGGACGTGGGTCGGCGAGTGCGTCCCGATGCCCTGGTCGACATGATCGCCGATCCCCACAAGGCGAAAACCGGGACGACGATGCCCGACCCCTGGATGGGGCTCAACACCCAACAACGTCACACCGCCGCGGCGTCGATTGCCAGTTACCTGTTGTTGGCCGGAAACCCCTCGGATCTGACCGACCGGCCCGCCAAACCGAGCGCCGTCAAACGCGGCAAAAGACTTTATCACCGCGTCGGCTGCGTCGCCTGTCACGCCGCCTTTGACGGCACCGAGACGCCGAGGGCCACGACCGTCCCGCTCGGTCAAGTCGACGCGAAGTACACCGTCGATTCACTTGCCCAACTGATCGCCCAGCCCCACGCCGTCCGCCAAGGCGCCCGCATGCCCTCGTTGGTCGGTTCCATGGGCGACGCGTATGCCATCGCCAGTTATCTCACGCGAAACGTCACCGAGCGGGCAAGCGATGCCAAATTCCGCCGTCAAATCTACAAGGGCCAGTGGGAGCGGCTGCCCGATTTCGATGCCTTGACTCCCGTCGCCGAAGACCTGGTTTCGGATCTGCAACTCAAACACGACGGCGATCCGGCGAACACCGCGATGGTGTTCGAGTCACAGATTCGGATCGCCGCCGCCGGCCGGTATCCGTTCTCGATCGCCAGCGACGACGGCTCGCGATTGATCATCGGCCCCCACCAAATCGACAACGATGGGATTCACCCGGTCGTGACCAAACAGGCCACGTTTGAACTGGCCGCGGGAATCTATCCCGTCCGCATCGAGTGGTTCAATAAAGGCGGAGGCGTCGGGCTGGAAGCTCATGTCGAGGACCCATTGCTCGGCCGGGTTCCGCTCCGCGAAGTCATCACCGACGGCAAAGAAGACTCCGGTCCGTTGTTGGCCAGCGAGTTCCGCCCGGATCCGAATTCGGTCGACAGCGGCCGACAATTGTTCCAGTCGACCGGCTGCGCCTCCTGTCACGAATTTCAATCGACACGCCCGGCGGCGCGACAGATCCCAGGGCTGGCCGACGTGCGAACGGACCGCGGATGTCTCGCCAACTCGGTCTCCAGGCCCGCGGTCGATTTTCACCTGTCGCCGCGACAACGGCTGGCCATCGAACGCGCGATCGAGCTGCGAAAGAAACAACACTCCTCGGCCCATTCGATCACCGACGCCGACCTCGTCCACCTGACGATGGCGGGACTGAATTGCTATGCCTGTCATCGACGCGGTGAGTTCGGCGGTCCCGAAGCGGCACGTGATGCATCGTTCCAAACCACGACGGCCGAAATGGGCTGGGAAAGCCGTTTGCCGCCGCCGCTCGATGGGGTCGGCGACAAGTTGAAGTCGGACTACCTGACCGATCTGTTTGCCGCCGGTGCCAACGAACGCCCCTACATGTTGACCCGCATGCCGGGCTTCGGCGCCGGCCACTTGGATCTGCTGCACCAGAGCCTGGTGCGATTGGATCGCCAAGGTTCCAGCGACGACGCGGCGCTGTCCGAGTTGGCGGACCAGGTGCATGTCAACGACGGCCGTAAACTCGTCGGGGCCACCGGGCTGTCCTGCATCAAGTGCCACTCCTACAACGACGTCAAAGGCGGCGGGATCGGCGTGATCGATTTGTTGGCGATGCCCAAACGGCTGCGGGCCGACTGGTTCAACCGCTACCTGCAAGACCCGACGAAGTACCGGCCGGGCACGCGAATGCCCAACAGCTTTCCCGACGGCAAAAGCTCGTTCACCAGCCTGTACCATGGCGATCCCGCCAAGCAAGTCGCCGCGATGTGGTCCTATTTAGCCGCCGGGACATCCGCCAAAGAACCGCCCGGGCTGCGGGTCGGCGCGATCCTGCTGGCGGCCGCAGAGCGTCCCAGGATCTATCGCAACTTCTTCGAAGGCGTGTCCGGTCGCGGCATCGCCGTCGGCTTTCCCGGCGAAGTCAATTTGATCTGGGACGCCGAACGCATGGGACTGAATTCGGTTTGGAAGCACGAGTTCATCGATGCGGCTCGGCACTGGACCGGGCGCGGACAGGGCCGCACCACGCCGGCCGGCGACTCGATCCACACCCTGGAACCCTGGACGCCGCTGGCACACGGTGATTCGATCGACATGACGTGGCCCGGCGAATCGGGACGCGAACTCGGTTATCGATTCGGCGGCTACCGACTGGACGAAGGCGGCAACCCGACGTTCCTGTATTCCATCGACGACGCCCGAGTGACCGATTCGATTCGGCCCCTCGGTCCCGGCGGATTCGAACGACAACTGACCATCACGCGAGTCTCCGATGACCAGTCGCCGGGACTGATCTGGCGGATCGCCCAGGCGGCCACGATTGAAACCGCAGGCGACGACCTGTATCAGATCGGGCCGCTCAAACTGTCCGTCCGCGGTGCCGAGTGCGAGATCGTTTCGGTCGACGGCCGCAGCGAATTGCGCGCCCGGTTGCCGGCAAGCAATACCGTGACCGTCACGCAAATCCTTCAGTGGTAA
- a CDS encoding DUF1559 domain-containing protein, translating into MPASDVLNLPPRLSRNAASRHAFTLVELLVVIAIIGILVGLLLPAVQAAREAARVMQCQNRLKQVALACHNYESAFKSLPGYGGERPGYLITQRENRFRTNLGGGTWITQVLLYLEEPQLATKIQPLARSLSVTPSDRIQSLVRVPVETLHCPSRRDAEPYPLLEPYNLRYGDAGARNDYAMNGGSAVIDHSATPNSNEAPAIKLTHDGVWVLGRRTRFNSIFDGLSNTYLVGEKAMDLNKLESGDGFGDRSPIAGYHEVPISSHSYVRYAARSPKMDSRENCLECHDFGATHHSGWNVAFADGRVTLMDYSLDLEIHRAQASVNGREIIPYHH; encoded by the coding sequence ATGCCGGCTTCTGATGTTTTGAATTTACCGCCCCGCCTGAGCCGCAACGCCGCGTCGCGCCACGCCTTTACCCTGGTCGAGCTGCTGGTGGTGATCGCGATCATCGGAATCCTGGTCGGCTTGCTGTTGCCCGCCGTCCAGGCCGCCCGTGAAGCCGCCCGCGTGATGCAGTGCCAGAACCGGCTGAAACAAGTCGCTTTGGCATGTCACAACTACGAATCGGCGTTCAAGTCGTTGCCGGGCTACGGGGGAGAGCGCCCCGGCTACCTGATCACGCAGCGGGAAAATCGTTTTCGAACCAACCTCGGCGGGGGGACCTGGATCACACAGGTGTTGCTTTATCTGGAAGAACCACAGCTGGCGACCAAGATCCAACCACTCGCTCGGTCGTTGTCCGTGACGCCGTCGGATCGGATTCAATCGCTGGTTCGTGTTCCCGTCGAAACGTTGCATTGCCCCTCGCGCCGCGATGCCGAGCCGTATCCGCTACTGGAACCGTACAACCTTCGTTACGGCGATGCCGGGGCGCGCAACGATTACGCGATGAACGGCGGCTCGGCCGTCATCGATCACAGCGCCACCCCCAACAGCAACGAAGCGCCCGCGATCAAGTTGACCCACGACGGCGTCTGGGTGCTCGGCCGGCGGACGCGATTCAACAGCATCTTTGACGGGCTGAGCAATACCTACCTGGTCGGCGAAAAGGCGATGGACCTGAACAAGCTGGAATCCGGAGACGGGTTCGGCGACCGCTCACCGATCGCGGGCTACCACGAAGTCCCCATCTCCTCCCATTCCTATGTCCGCTATGCGGCTCGATCGCCCAAAATGGACTCGCGGGAAAACTGCTTGGAATGCCATGACTTCGGCGCGACGCATCACAGTGGTTGGAATGTGGCATTCGCCGACGGGCGTGTCACGCTGATGGATTACAGTTTGGATTTAGAGATCCATCGCGCCCAGGCGTCGGTCAACGGGCGCGAGATCATCCCGTACCATCATTGA
- a CDS encoding cell division protein FtsH, producing the protein MHDDETLTAYHEAGHAVVGYVLGGEIESVGLYGEADDWLPERFGDCHVNWGRVDAGCDWQVQREVLTILAGPVAEMIYRGEKLHPATFAPWQHDWAWAWQRSESLIPDPRRRTRLLEAIVVWLHHHLSDDLCWAAIAAVSDELLAHEYLDAEQLAETLSFWIRT; encoded by the coding sequence ATGCACGACGACGAAACATTGACCGCGTACCACGAAGCCGGCCATGCGGTCGTGGGCTATGTGCTGGGCGGGGAAATCGAATCGGTCGGGCTGTACGGTGAAGCGGACGACTGGTTGCCGGAACGGTTCGGTGACTGCCACGTCAATTGGGGGCGTGTCGACGCGGGCTGCGACTGGCAAGTTCAACGTGAAGTGCTGACCATTCTCGCCGGTCCCGTCGCCGAGATGATCTATCGCGGTGAAAAACTTCACCCGGCCACCTTCGCTCCTTGGCAACACGACTGGGCCTGGGCGTGGCAACGCAGCGAATCATTGATCCCGGACCCGAGACGTCGCACGAGACTTTTGGAAGCGATCGTGGTATGGTTGCACCACCACCTGAGCGACGACCTGTGCTGGGCGGCGATCGCTGCGGTTTCGGACGAATTGCTGGCACACGAGTACCTGGACGCCGAACAATTAGCCGAAACCCTGTCGTTTTGGATCCGAACCTGA
- a CDS encoding adenylate/guanylate cyclase domain-containing protein codes for MADLIAQGPQNYHRWRREIPDATTGRDLVIGRSDADWNVPWDPMISRAHVRLIPQADGRIEIMAVASARNPVYHQGRHALRFVLVPGDHFVIGKTTFTLAAATSNRSPERLRDAAGEEGLGVTENVFDHVALRRKHFRDVNSRIDVLTRLPDLIASSDSDQELLVRVTSVLLQSTPSAEAVSILSAAELKTDPDAPIEVLHYDNRSATLGGSPISRRLVKRSMEKRESILNVWAGGDSQYTTSAFTAREDVDWAYCVPLRTEACHGWVIYITGKLPDTETTGSGKPLDVSEQLHDDVKFAELVGTTMASLQQSRQLQRRQAAMRNFFAPVVMRALAGGDTAKVLQPREADLTVMFCDLRGFSRRSEQDSQKLLQLLSDVSDALGVMTKHILGYDGVIGDFHGDASMGFWGWPLAQDQSILQAASAALAIQAEYHRSDLGFRCGIGLAHGRAVAGQIGTKDQVKVTAFGPVVNLSSRLESMSKRFGAEIILDEATRAGIVASGQQQFKLRRLAKVRPAGFTSPVEISELIGEAAIGTHQVTDALIADYEAALDLFCGGDLDAALKQFRSLPTWDGPTQMMVKQILSGDSDGEVIELPK; via the coding sequence ATGGCTGATTTGATTGCACAGGGACCGCAGAATTATCATCGCTGGCGTCGGGAGATTCCCGATGCGACGACGGGTCGTGACTTGGTCATCGGTCGCAGCGATGCGGATTGGAATGTGCCTTGGGACCCGATGATTTCTCGGGCGCATGTGCGTCTGATTCCGCAGGCCGACGGGCGGATCGAAATCATGGCGGTCGCATCGGCGCGCAATCCGGTCTACCACCAAGGTCGTCATGCGCTTCGTTTTGTGTTGGTCCCGGGGGACCACTTTGTGATCGGCAAGACGACGTTCACGTTGGCGGCGGCGACGAGCAACCGTTCGCCCGAGCGACTTCGGGATGCGGCCGGTGAGGAAGGACTGGGTGTTACCGAAAACGTGTTTGATCACGTGGCGCTGCGACGCAAGCACTTTCGCGACGTCAACTCGCGGATCGATGTGCTGACGCGGTTGCCCGATTTGATCGCCAGCAGCGACAGCGATCAAGAGTTGCTCGTCCGCGTGACGAGTGTCTTGTTGCAATCGACGCCCTCGGCCGAAGCCGTCTCGATTTTGTCTGCCGCGGAATTGAAGACGGACCCGGACGCCCCGATCGAAGTGCTGCACTATGACAACCGCAGCGCTACGCTTGGCGGTTCGCCGATCAGTCGACGACTGGTCAAGCGTTCGATGGAAAAGCGGGAAAGCATCTTGAACGTTTGGGCCGGGGGAGATTCCCAGTACACGACCAGTGCGTTCACGGCGCGGGAAGACGTGGATTGGGCGTACTGCGTTCCGCTGCGAACCGAAGCCTGTCACGGTTGGGTGATTTACATCACGGGGAAACTTCCCGACACCGAGACGACCGGTTCGGGAAAGCCGCTGGACGTTTCCGAACAGCTTCATGATGACGTCAAGTTTGCCGAACTGGTCGGAACCACGATGGCCAGTCTGCAGCAGAGTCGCCAATTGCAGCGTCGCCAAGCGGCGATGCGCAACTTTTTCGCGCCGGTCGTGATGCGTGCGCTCGCCGGCGGCGACACCGCCAAGGTGCTACAGCCGCGCGAGGCGGACCTGACGGTCATGTTCTGTGATCTCCGCGGGTTTTCACGACGCAGCGAACAGGACTCGCAAAAACTGTTGCAGTTGTTGTCCGACGTCAGCGACGCGCTGGGCGTGATGACCAAACACATTCTCGGTTACGACGGTGTGATCGGTGACTTTCACGGCGATGCATCGATGGGGTTTTGGGGCTGGCCGTTGGCGCAGGACCAATCCATCCTCCAAGCAGCCAGCGCCGCGTTGGCGATTCAAGCCGAATACCATCGCTCGGATCTCGGGTTCCGTTGCGGGATCGGGTTGGCCCACGGTCGCGCCGTCGCCGGGCAGATCGGCACCAAGGATCAGGTCAAGGTGACGGCATTCGGGCCGGTCGTGAATCTATCCAGTCGGCTGGAATCGATGTCCAAGCGATTCGGGGCCGAGATCATCTTGGACGAAGCGACGCGGGCGGGGATCGTGGCGTCGGGGCAACAGCAATTCAAATTGCGTCGATTGGCCAAGGTCCGCCCCGCCGGGTTCACGTCGCCGGTGGAAATTTCGGAATTGATCGGTGAAGCGGCGATCGGGACACATCAAGTGACCGATGCGTTGATCGCCGATTACGAAGCCGCGCTGGATCTGTTTTGCGGCGGTGACCTGGACGCGGCGTTGAAACAATTTCGTTCCCTGCCGACCTGGGACGGGCCGACACAAATGATGGTCAAACAGATTCTTTCGGGGGACAGCGACGGCGAGGTGATCGAGCTGCCGAAATGA
- a CDS encoding DinB family protein: MTAYELIDDLFAYNRWANAKIATLCQGLRDAQLDAKREIGFGTLRGTLFHLLTAERVWMERWTGAPWRPFPTDPDGMSLDEFSAGLAEVAAQRRSLIEIHRATRWRERITYQDSKKTEFTHSLFDLLLHVANHGVHHRAQALHFLKQFDRTVPAGLDYIFYRLAASTVEQSPESVRQLQAFGLDVATVPTPDPRYDAALIERLFQYQDWANIEILSMADTVEVAALDRDFQMGCGTIRKSLLHLMDADRWWVDNWNGRASAFPHSAPETPLVAIREAWAKVAKQRNEFLAGVDSTVAMDVVTIKPDGPPTAFRIGESALHVALHGTHHRAQVINMLRRSGGRIRDLDLLYWPALASR, encoded by the coding sequence ATGACTGCCTACGAATTGATTGACGATCTGTTTGCCTACAACCGCTGGGCCAACGCGAAAATTGCCACGCTCTGCCAGGGACTGCGCGATGCGCAACTCGATGCGAAACGCGAAATCGGTTTTGGCACGCTGCGCGGCACCCTGTTTCACCTGTTGACGGCCGAGCGGGTGTGGATGGAGCGTTGGACGGGCGCCCCGTGGCGGCCGTTTCCGACCGACCCGGACGGCATGTCGTTGGACGAGTTCTCCGCCGGGTTGGCCGAAGTCGCCGCGCAGCGACGGTCGCTGATCGAAATCCATCGCGCCACGCGCTGGCGTGAACGGATCACGTATCAGGACAGCAAGAAAACCGAGTTCACGCACTCGCTGTTCGATCTGCTGCTTCACGTCGCCAACCATGGCGTTCACCATCGCGCCCAAGCCTTGCACTTCTTGAAACAATTCGATCGGACGGTTCCCGCCGGTCTGGACTACATCTTCTATCGCTTGGCGGCCTCGACGGTGGAGCAGTCGCCCGAGTCCGTCCGGCAGCTGCAAGCGTTCGGGTTAGATGTCGCCACGGTCCCGACGCCGGACCCACGCTACGATGCCGCCTTGATCGAACGGCTTTTCCAGTACCAGGACTGGGCGAACATCGAAATCCTGTCGATGGCTGACACGGTCGAAGTCGCCGCGCTCGATCGCGACTTCCAGATGGGTTGCGGGACGATTCGGAAATCGTTGCTGCACCTGATGGATGCCGATCGTTGGTGGGTGGACAACTGGAACGGCCGCGCGAGTGCGTTTCCCCATTCCGCCCCCGAGACTCCGTTGGTGGCGATCCGTGAGGCCTGGGCAAAAGTCGCAAAACAGCGAAACGAGTTTCTGGCCGGCGTCGATTCGACCGTCGCGATGGACGTCGTCACCATCAAACCCGACGGACCGCCGACGGCATTTCGGATCGGCGAATCGGCGCTGCACGTCGCCCTGCATGGAACACACCATCGGGCCCAAGTGATCAACATGCTGCGCCGTTCCGGGGGACGCATCCGAGATCTCGATCTCCTGTATTGGCCCGCGCTCGCGTCACGCTGA
- a CDS encoding alpha/beta hydrolase, whose protein sequence is MIRSFRRHLLNRFVLRPSRNELVYAPKERVLVTVDRVTDEYFVEYRRARGDGTTGELSPDHQPLDLMILKFPGTAGRAERASDWPCRFLPQATVKICTWNAPGYGASSGRATLANIAHRASRFWSLVTSGLPARRPRIWLIGNSLGCATATYLASQTNVQIEGLILRNPPPLIQTVKRVARRYPLGHLTDAIAESVPAEMNLSLTAPLAHVPTVMLQSERDQLVPPPLQMEVFDALPGPKRLVVMEGLDHDGIATDEHENEIGRAIHWLWQQSGR, encoded by the coding sequence ATGATACGTTCCTTTCGTCGTCATCTCTTGAACCGTTTCGTTTTGCGGCCGTCGCGAAACGAGTTGGTCTATGCGCCGAAAGAACGGGTGTTGGTGACCGTCGATCGTGTCACGGACGAATATTTCGTCGAGTACCGCCGGGCGCGGGGCGATGGAACGACCGGCGAACTGTCGCCCGATCATCAACCGCTGGACCTGATGATTCTGAAATTTCCCGGCACGGCGGGACGGGCCGAGCGGGCATCGGATTGGCCGTGCCGATTCCTTCCCCAAGCGACGGTCAAGATCTGTACCTGGAACGCGCCCGGATATGGCGCCAGCAGCGGCCGCGCCACGCTGGCCAACATCGCCCACCGCGCGTCACGATTTTGGTCCCTGGTCACCAGCGGCCTGCCGGCCCGGCGTCCGCGGATTTGGTTGATCGGCAATTCGCTCGGCTGTGCGACGGCGACGTACCTGGCGTCACAGACGAACGTGCAGATCGAGGGGTTGATTTTGCGCAACCCGCCACCGTTGATTCAAACCGTCAAACGCGTCGCGCGGCGATACCCGCTGGGGCATTTGACCGATGCGATTGCCGAGAGCGTTCCGGCGGAAATGAATCTGTCGTTGACGGCGCCCCTGGCCCATGTCCCGACGGTGATGCTGCAATCCGAGCGGGACCAATTGGTGCCGCCGCCGTTGCAAATGGAAGTCTTTGACGCGCTGCCGGGCCCCAAACGGTTGGTAGTCATGGAGGGTTTGGACCATGACGGAATCGCGACCGACGAACACGAAAACGAAATCGGCCGGGCCATCCACTGGCTGTGGCAACAGTCCGGTCGTTGA